One Candidatus Firestonebacteria bacterium RIFOXYD2_FULL_39_29 DNA window includes the following coding sequences:
- a CDS encoding adenylosuccinate synthase, whose amino-acid sequence MNLVVLGVQWGDEGKGKIIDFLAKEASVVIRYQGGNNAGHTVVIDGRKFVLHLIPSGILHKGKACIIGNGVVIDPKYLLEEIAYLKTNGINVDNYLKVSENASVIMPYHKLLDASSENKNKKEKIGTTGRGIGPAYVDKVGRLGIRMVDLLNKRVLAEKLEKNLAQKNFIISKYYGEKPYNKIKLLKEYLGYGRQLRKYIVNTIPYLYKYSESNKRILFEGAQGTMLDIDFGTYPYVTSSNSTAGGASTGSGVGPGAIDRVIGVTKSYTTRVGEGPFPTELDNPCGELLRNKGHEYGATTGRPRRCGWFDAVVSKYSAMVNGLTGLALTKLDVLSGQKELKICVAYKIGGKIYKDFPADMDMLAKAVPVYKTMKGWTEDLTGITKYSDLPGNTKRYVKELEKLTGVKVTILSVGPDRSQTFVLGKIWQK is encoded by the coding sequence ATGAATCTTGTTGTTTTGGGCGTTCAATGGGGAGATGAAGGTAAGGGAAAAATAATAGATTTTCTTGCCAAAGAAGCAAGTGTTGTAATTCGTTATCAAGGCGGGAATAATGCCGGACATACGGTAGTGATTGACGGGAGAAAATTTGTTCTTCATCTGATACCTTCCGGAATACTGCATAAAGGTAAAGCCTGTATAATAGGTAACGGCGTTGTTATTGATCCAAAATATCTTCTGGAAGAGATTGCTTATCTGAAAACCAACGGGATCAATGTTGATAATTATCTGAAGGTTAGCGAGAATGCGAGTGTTATTATGCCTTACCATAAGTTGCTTGATGCCTCGAGCGAGAACAAAAACAAAAAAGAAAAAATCGGGACAACGGGTAGGGGTATCGGACCGGCCTATGTTGATAAGGTCGGTCGTCTTGGAATTCGAATGGTTGATCTGCTAAATAAAAGGGTATTAGCGGAAAAACTGGAAAAGAATCTGGCGCAAAAAAACTTTATCATTAGTAAATATTACGGCGAAAAACCTTATAATAAAATAAAACTCTTGAAAGAATATCTCGGTTATGGCCGCCAATTAAGAAAATATATTGTGAATACCATCCCTTACTTGTATAAATATTCCGAGAGTAATAAAAGAATACTCTTTGAAGGTGCGCAGGGCACGATGCTGGATATAGATTTTGGTACTTACCCTTACGTTACTTCCTCTAATTCTACGGCTGGCGGAGCGAGTACAGGCTCGGGGGTCGGACCTGGTGCAATCGATCGGGTTATCGGTGTTACCAAGTCATATACAACCAGGGTAGGCGAAGGGCCGTTCCCTACAGAACTGGATAATCCATGCGGGGAGCTGCTTCGGAACAAAGGACATGAATATGGCGCGACGACCGGAAGACCGAGACGCTGCGGGTGGTTTGATGCCGTGGTCTCTAAATACTCAGCGATGGTTAACGGCTTGACCGGATTAGCACTTACAAAACTTGACGTGCTTTCCGGGCAGAAAGAGCTGAAAATATGTGTAGCCTATAAAATAGGCGGGAAAATTTATAAGGATTTTCCTGCAGATATGGATATGCTCGCGAAAGCCGTCCCTGTTTATAAGACCATGAAAGGATGGACGGAAGACCTTACAGGCATAACAAAATATTCTGACTTACCTGGAAATACTAAAAGATATGTGAAAGAACTTGAAAAGCTTACGGGTGTTAAGGTCACTATATTGTCGGTAGGGCCTGATAGGAGCCAGACTTTTGTGCTGGGTAAAATATGGCAAAAATGA
- a CDS encoding type IV pili twitching motility protein PilT gives MLINDLLNKMLEKKASDLHLKVGRPPLLRIDGKITQVELPLLTEADIEEMLFAMMSQRQRVKFAEANEIDLSYSPTGSARYRINAFRQKSTIEIIIRMIPKDIPSFDALTLPPILKKVALESRGLILMTGATGSGKSTTLASLVKYINDNQPYHIITIEDPIEFMHTDSMSSVTQRELGIDTDSYDVALKYVLRQDPDVVFIGEMRDIDTVSAAISAGETGHLVLSTLHTIDASQTIDRLIDFYPASQQNQIRNQLANIITAIISMRLIEKADGKGRVPAVEVMLGTPTIKSLIRENKLSSIKSMIQQGSAQYGMQTFDQSLAELYKKGLITLDMALAEATSKNDLKLSLSGIISSVDSAREQMK, from the coding sequence ATGCTGATTAATGACCTGCTTAATAAGATGCTGGAAAAAAAAGCCTCAGACCTTCATTTGAAGGTTGGGCGGCCTCCTCTTCTTCGTATTGACGGAAAAATAACTCAAGTTGAACTTCCTCTGCTTACAGAAGCAGACATAGAAGAAATGCTTTTTGCCATGATGAGTCAGCGTCAAAGAGTAAAATTCGCTGAAGCTAACGAGATAGATCTTTCGTACTCTCCCACAGGTTCGGCAAGATACAGAATAAATGCGTTCAGACAAAAGAGTACTATCGAAATTATTATTAGGATGATTCCTAAAGATATCCCGTCTTTTGATGCGCTTACTTTGCCGCCAATTTTGAAAAAAGTTGCTCTTGAATCCAGAGGTCTTATTCTTATGACAGGTGCCACCGGAAGTGGAAAATCGACTACCCTTGCTTCGTTAGTTAAATATATAAATGATAATCAGCCCTATCATATAATTACAATAGAGGATCCTATAGAATTCATGCATACTGACAGTATGAGCAGCGTAACCCAGCGTGAGCTTGGAATTGATACTGATTCTTATGATGTAGCTTTGAAGTATGTGTTAAGACAGGATCCTGATGTTGTATTTATAGGTGAAATGAGAGATATTGATACTGTTAGTGCGGCTATTTCGGCAGGTGAGACAGGACACTTGGTACTTTCGACTTTACACACAATTGACGCAAGTCAAACTATAGACCGGTTAATTGATTTTTATCCGGCTTCTCAACAAAACCAGATCCGTAATCAGCTTGCAAATATAATAACGGCGATTATTTCAATGCGGCTTATTGAAAAGGCGGACGGAAAAGGGCGTGTTCCTGCAGTAGAAGTAATGTTGGGTACTCCTACAATAAAATCACTTATAAGAGAAAATAAGCTTTCTTCAATTAAGTCTATGATACAACAAGGTTCTGCCCAATATGGTATGCAGACTTTTGATCAATCTCTTGCGGAGCTTTACAAAAAAGGACTGATTACGCTTGATATGGCTCTGGCAGAAGCTACAAGTAAAAATGATTTGAAACTATCATTGAGCGGTATTATTTCCAGTGTGGATTCGGCTCGAGAACAAATGAAGTAG